One window of the Gemmatimonadota bacterium genome contains the following:
- a CDS encoding lysine 2,3-aminomutase — MTAEAKIKGRKYKAYTRKDIDKIPQLKALPPNEILAIKAVSAVLPFRVNRYVIEKLIRWQDVPDDPIYQLTFPQPGMLDRKDLSRMMELVWRKAPAKEVEAAARQIQAGLNPHPAGQMEFNVPRLGQEPLQGMQHKYRETVLFFPSQGQTCHAYCTYCFRWPQFVGMDELKFASRESEKLVDYLKQHREVSSVLFTGGDPLVMKTAVLRRYLEPLLSPELQHVVSIRLGTKATAYWPYRFLTDPDADDLLRLFEEVRRAGKHLAVMSHYSHPRELQPRAARAAARRILATGAAIRCQAPLIRHVNDNPEVWADLWRSQVRLGAVPYYMFVERDTGPKNYFEVPLADAAEIFRTAYKRVSGLARTVRGPSMSATPGKVVVDGVAEVYGQRVFVLRFLQGRDPDWVGRPFFARYDPEATWLDDLSPAFGQKRFFFEQVLRQIKNTGESQTWRKRRPSQQRLKIFGDVDWE; from the coding sequence ATGACAGCTGAAGCGAAAATAAAAGGGCGCAAGTACAAGGCCTACACCCGAAAAGATATTGACAAGATTCCGCAACTGAAGGCTCTGCCTCCCAACGAGATCCTCGCCATCAAGGCCGTGTCGGCGGTGTTGCCGTTCCGCGTCAACCGCTATGTCATAGAAAAGCTGATCCGCTGGCAGGACGTTCCCGACGACCCCATCTACCAACTGACATTCCCGCAGCCGGGCATGCTGGATCGCAAGGATCTCTCCAGAATGATGGAGCTGGTCTGGCGCAAGGCCCCGGCCAAGGAGGTCGAGGCGGCGGCCCGCCAGATACAGGCTGGACTCAATCCCCATCCCGCCGGACAGATGGAGTTCAACGTCCCCCGATTGGGTCAGGAACCCCTTCAGGGAATGCAGCACAAGTATCGGGAGACCGTGCTCTTCTTTCCCAGCCAGGGCCAGACCTGCCACGCCTACTGCACCTACTGCTTTCGCTGGCCCCAGTTCGTGGGCATGGACGAGCTGAAGTTCGCTTCCAGGGAATCCGAGAAACTGGTGGACTACCTGAAGCAGCATCGCGAGGTGAGCAGCGTGCTCTTCACCGGCGGGGATCCCCTGGTCATGAAGACGGCTGTGCTGCGACGTTACCTGGAGCCGCTACTCTCTCCCGAGCTTCAACACGTGGTCAGCATCAGGCTGGGGACCAAAGCCACCGCCTACTGGCCCTATCGTTTCCTCACGGACCCTGACGCCGACGACCTGCTCCGGCTCTTCGAGGAGGTACGCAGGGCGGGCAAGCACCTGGCGGTCATGTCGCACTACAGCCACCCCAGAGAACTGCAGCCCCGCGCGGCCCGGGCGGCCGCTCGCCGGATCCTGGCGACCGGAGCGGCCATTCGCTGCCAGGCTCCCCTCATCCGGCACGTCAATGACAACCCCGAAGTCTGGGCCGACCTGTGGCGATCCCAGGTGCGACTCGGGGCCGTGCCCTACTACATGTTCGTGGAGAGGGATACCGGCCCCAAGAACTACTTCGAGGTGCCCCTGGCCGATGCCGCCGAGATCTTTCGCACCGCCTACAAGCGGGTCTCCGGACTGGCGCGCACCGTCCGCGGACCCTCAATGTCGGCCACTCCCGGAAAGGTGGTCGTGGACGGAGTGGCCGAGGTCTACGGACAAAGAGTCTTTGTGCTCAGGTTCCTCCAGGGAAGGGACCCGGACTGGGTCGGCCGGCCCTTCTTTGCCCGATACGATCCCGAAGCCACCTGGCTTGACGACCTGAGTCCCGCCTTTGGCCAGAAGCGGTTTTTCTTTGAGCAGGTCCTGCGGCAAATCAAGAACACGGGAGAATCCCAGACCTGGCGCAAGCGGCGCCCCTCCCAGCAGCGCCTGAAGATCTTCGGGGACGTTGACTGGGAATGA
- a CDS encoding DUF3500 domain-containing protein codes for MRRVLIYLLGAVIVVAAVFVYLFSHPDIVARVFFGAVPVPVEINLKHAHDLPVADEKTVAIVAAARLFLDSLDDNQRQAATYRFTDNAQRSNWSNFPEGMVPRGGVKLGVLSAIQRANLDKLLGELLSEDGVKNITYQLAAADLLISGDLFGVMKYGSEYFYAAFLGEPSSTEPWMFQFGGHHLALNATVFGPNVSFSPMLTGGQPLHLRLDGDEIFITQRETAAAQAFMNSLTDEQKGQAVRAEQPIDLLLGPGKYGATVAPEGIKGSELTAMQRTLLLDVIEARLGFMNNDDYAEKMKTVVAEIEDTYFGWWGRQGVLGAAYFRVTSPSMVIEYAVQNGEGTIDHAHSMYRELDNDYGSAWIGAE; via the coding sequence ATGAGACGTGTGTTGATCTACCTTCTCGGTGCAGTGATTGTCGTTGCCGCAGTTTTCGTCTATCTGTTTTCTCACCCCGATATTGTAGCTCGGGTCTTTTTTGGAGCGGTTCCCGTACCAGTAGAGATCAATCTCAAGCACGCTCACGACCTGCCTGTTGCCGACGAGAAGACCGTGGCGATCGTGGCGGCTGCAAGGCTCTTTCTTGACTCACTGGACGACAATCAGAGACAAGCGGCGACATATCGGTTTACCGATAACGCACAGCGTTCAAATTGGTCCAACTTTCCTGAGGGTATGGTTCCGCGTGGTGGTGTAAAGCTCGGTGTTCTCTCTGCAATACAGCGGGCGAATCTCGATAAGCTCCTTGGTGAACTCTTGAGTGAAGACGGTGTGAAAAATATCACTTATCAACTGGCCGCAGCAGACTTACTGATCTCAGGAGACCTGTTCGGCGTCATGAAATACGGCAGTGAGTACTTTTACGCTGCATTTCTCGGTGAACCGTCAAGTACAGAGCCCTGGATGTTCCAGTTCGGCGGGCACCATCTCGCATTAAACGCCACAGTATTCGGACCGAACGTTTCCTTTTCACCGATGCTGACTGGTGGCCAACCGCTGCACTTGCGCCTTGACGGTGACGAAATCTTCATTACGCAGAGGGAAACTGCGGCAGCGCAAGCGTTCATGAATAGCCTTACGGACGAACAGAAAGGACAAGCCGTTCGTGCAGAGCAGCCCATCGACCTCTTGCTGGGGCCAGGAAAGTATGGTGCAACAGTTGCGCCGGAAGGTATTAAGGGAAGCGAACTTACAGCTATGCAGAGAACGTTACTCCTGGATGTGATCGAGGCCCGTTTGGGTTTCATGAACAATGACGACTATGCTGAGAAAATGAAAACCGTGGTGGCCGAGATCGAGGACACATACTTTGGATGGTGGGGGCGGCAGGGTGTCCTGGGCGCCGCGTATTTCCGCGTGACCAGCCCGTCCATGGTAATCGAATACGCGGTTCAAAACGGCGAAGGCACCATAGATCATGCTCACAGCATGTATCGTGAGCTTGATAACGACTACGGTTCCGCGTGGATCGGGGCCGAATGA
- a CDS encoding RraA family protein: MTEQEILKELENFDTPSITNVVATYPSNPLCLGLYNPWVENWYTDQTIKCMYPELGPRCGYAVTCTFGLPDAGFSRLSFMDVSEALDASPKPTILALEQKFPPEIAGKVGLAGGNMTTTMKALGCVGCVSNGPSRDIDEIRPMEFQYLLTGISPGHGDQAVQAVNVPVSICGMDVAPGEIIHMDENGAVKFPADRMAEVLANVKELIAGEEALQARVKKATNIAELRAAYRGEEYGDDEEE, translated from the coding sequence ATGACAGAGCAGGAGATTTTGAAGGAGTTGGAGAATTTCGATACGCCGTCTATTACAAATGTGGTGGCGACGTATCCGAGTAATCCGTTGTGTTTGGGGCTTTATAATCCGTGGGTTGAGAACTGGTACACGGATCAGACGATTAAGTGTATGTATCCAGAACTCGGCCCGCGGTGCGGGTATGCTGTGACGTGTACTTTTGGGTTGCCGGATGCGGGGTTTAGTCGGTTGTCGTTTATGGATGTGTCCGAGGCGCTGGATGCGTCGCCAAAGCCGACGATACTGGCGCTGGAGCAGAAGTTTCCGCCGGAAATTGCGGGTAAGGTGGGGCTTGCGGGCGGCAATATGACGACGACGATGAAAGCGTTGGGGTGCGTGGGGTGTGTGTCAAATGGACCGTCGAGAGATATCGATGAAATCCGTCCGATGGAATTTCAGTATTTGCTGACGGGTATATCGCCGGGGCATGGCGATCAGGCTGTGCAGGCGGTGAATGTGCCGGTGTCGATTTGTGGCATGGATGTTGCACCTGGCGAGATTATTCACATGGATGAAAATGGCGCGGTTAAGTTTCCCGCAGATCGGATGGCGGAGGTGCTGGCGAATGTGAAGGAACTGATCGCAGGGGAAGAGGCGCTTCAAGCGCGCGTTAAAAAGGCGACCAATATCGCCGAGTTGCGCGCGGCTTATCGCGGTGAAGAATACGGAGATGATGAGGAAGAATAA
- a CDS encoding aldo/keto reductase: MQSKILGRTGLEVPIVSFGTAFLARVMGADGHFLPGVDEDVGVENVVAAIEAGCTLVDTAPLYGNTVSEKIIGRALRERPDLAEKCTVTTKVGRSGNEYDFSFDGVMQQVEDSQERLGLDAFDVLYIHDPMDFPMQQVMAKDSALGALRKLQDEGVVRFVGIAANDPDSNGPYIDTGEFDASVVPDAWSLLNRTADTLIFPGAEKHNVGIALATPLERGLLATGPLPGHSYVNRNFSQAVLDRVGRIKALCDDYGIPLVAASLQWCTRHPLIATAICGGRNKAETIQNAEAGSIEIPEAFWDDLEPLIQDWDQGHVVKVGK; this comes from the coding sequence ATGCAGAGTAAGATATTGGGTAGAACGGGGTTGGAGGTTCCAATCGTCAGTTTTGGTACGGCATTTCTCGCTCGTGTGATGGGGGCAGATGGTCATTTTTTGCCGGGTGTCGATGAAGATGTGGGCGTAGAGAATGTGGTGGCTGCTATTGAGGCCGGGTGTACGCTGGTCGATACGGCACCGCTTTACGGGAATACCGTGAGCGAGAAGATTATTGGTCGTGCGTTGCGCGAACGCCCCGATCTGGCTGAAAAGTGTACGGTGACGACAAAAGTGGGAAGATCGGGAAATGAATACGATTTCTCTTTCGACGGGGTGATGCAGCAGGTGGAAGACAGTCAGGAGCGGTTGGGGTTGGATGCGTTTGACGTGTTGTACATTCACGATCCGATGGATTTTCCAATGCAACAGGTGATGGCAAAAGATAGTGCGCTTGGGGCGTTGCGCAAATTGCAGGATGAGGGTGTGGTGCGCTTTGTCGGTATTGCTGCGAATGATCCCGATTCAAATGGTCCGTACATTGATACGGGCGAGTTTGATGCTTCGGTGGTTCCCGATGCGTGGAGTTTGTTGAATCGCACGGCGGATACACTCATTTTTCCCGGTGCTGAAAAACACAATGTGGGGATTGCGCTTGCTACGCCTCTGGAGCGCGGTTTGCTGGCGACGGGACCCTTGCCCGGGCATTCTTATGTGAATCGCAATTTTAGTCAGGCTGTTTTGGATCGGGTTGGAAGGATAAAAGCGCTTTGCGACGATTATGGCATTCCACTGGTGGCGGCATCGCTGCAGTGGTGTACAAGACATCCGTTGATTGCAACGGCGATTTGCGGGGGGCGAAACAAAGCGGAGACGATTCAAAATGCCGAAGCTGGCAGTATTGAAATTCCCGAGGCGTTTTGGGATGATCTGGAGCCGTTGATCCAGGATTGGGATCAGGGACATGTGGTGAAGGTGGGGAAGTGA
- a CDS encoding N-6 DNA methylase, with amino-acid sequence MTNITKIHDISAVLRAIRAHLDLTQEQLAEKLGVAFATVNRWEGGVTKPQKAAREAIVALADEAGIDMAEVAAEPVEAAAQVTRRRRVSKAPSTKTMEQMLWDAACSIRGEKDAARFKDYLLPLLFLKRLSDVFDDEIERLAEEYGDQETALEIAETDHNLLRFYLPPEARWAVINGRESYDWPDDQGRSTRPKDIGEHLTKSVRAIVRYNPSLSGVIDLVDFAAERNGQRDINAAKLTEVVETFSDPRYRLGLADVQPDFLGRAYEFLLRKFAEGSGQSAGEFFTPTEVGFLMAHIMRPRPGEECHDYACGSAGLLVKLQLVARELDPISRVPLKLYGQELQAESYAVAKMNAIIHDMEAEIERGDTMINPKFKTADSKIRTYDIVVANPMWNQPFNPDIFTDDPFDRFRTQGGVTTGKGDWAWLQHTLTCLSERGRAAVVLDTGAVTRGSGSRNEDRERNIRKWFVENDLIDGVILLPDNLFYNTSAAGVIIVLSKRKPASRKNKIVLLNASQRVRKGRPKNYIPEEDLRPLAAAYLKGEPVEGEVAVITREQVVEADYNLSPSRWAGQTDAFDHRPISEIIADLNKLNEEAREIDGHLAMMLAKLK; translated from the coding sequence ATGACAAACATAACAAAAATACACGACATTTCGGCTGTTTTACGTGCGATTCGCGCCCATCTTGACCTCACACAAGAGCAACTCGCGGAGAAACTCGGCGTTGCCTTCGCCACCGTCAACCGCTGGGAAGGTGGCGTAACTAAGCCTCAGAAGGCAGCGCGAGAGGCCATCGTCGCACTCGCAGACGAGGCGGGAATCGACATGGCGGAAGTTGCCGCAGAACCAGTCGAAGCCGCAGCGCAAGTGACAAGACGACGGCGCGTTTCCAAAGCTCCTTCCACGAAAACCATGGAACAGATGCTGTGGGACGCGGCCTGCTCCATCCGAGGTGAAAAGGACGCGGCCAGGTTCAAGGATTATCTACTCCCCCTTCTCTTTCTCAAACGCCTGTCCGATGTCTTCGACGACGAAATCGAGCGTCTCGCAGAGGAATACGGCGACCAGGAGACCGCCCTGGAAATAGCCGAAACTGACCATAACCTGCTGCGCTTCTACCTGCCACCCGAGGCGCGATGGGCTGTCATAAATGGGCGAGAGAGTTATGATTGGCCTGATGACCAGGGGCGAAGCACACGCCCGAAGGATATTGGCGAGCACCTGACAAAATCTGTCCGCGCCATCGTGCGATATAACCCCTCGCTCTCTGGCGTCATTGACCTTGTGGATTTCGCCGCCGAGCGCAATGGACAGCGCGACATTAACGCAGCAAAACTCACCGAAGTTGTCGAAACCTTCTCGGATCCACGCTACCGCCTGGGACTTGCCGACGTTCAGCCAGATTTCCTCGGACGTGCCTACGAGTTTCTCCTGCGAAAATTTGCCGAAGGCTCCGGCCAGAGCGCGGGCGAATTTTTTACCCCAACCGAAGTCGGTTTTCTAATGGCGCACATCATGCGTCCAAGACCCGGTGAGGAATGCCACGACTATGCCTGCGGTTCGGCTGGTCTGCTCGTCAAGCTCCAACTCGTCGCCCGCGAACTCGATCCCATCAGCCGCGTGCCGCTCAAACTCTATGGACAGGAGCTACAAGCCGAAAGCTACGCGGTCGCCAAAATGAACGCCATCATCCATGACATGGAAGCGGAGATCGAGCGAGGCGATACCATGATCAATCCGAAGTTCAAAACCGCAGACAGTAAAATCCGCACTTATGACATCGTCGTCGCCAATCCAATGTGGAATCAACCGTTCAACCCGGACATCTTTACCGACGATCCCTTCGACCGCTTCCGCACCCAGGGCGGCGTCACCACCGGCAAAGGCGACTGGGCCTGGCTTCAGCACACACTCACATGCTTGAGCGAGCGTGGACGTGCGGCAGTGGTACTCGACACCGGCGCAGTGACGCGCGGATCTGGTTCCAGAAATGAGGACAGAGAACGCAACATCCGCAAGTGGTTTGTTGAGAACGACCTGATTGACGGCGTGATCCTGCTGCCGGACAACCTCTTCTACAACACCAGCGCCGCTGGCGTGATCATCGTCCTCTCAAAGCGAAAGCCTGCCTCACGAAAGAACAAAATCGTGCTCCTCAACGCCAGCCAGCGCGTGCGTAAGGGCCGTCCGAAAAACTATATCCCGGAAGAAGACCTGCGCCCACTCGCAGCCGCCTATCTCAAAGGCGAACCAGTTGAAGGCGAGGTCGCAGTCATCACGCGGGAGCAAGTAGTGGAAGCAGACTACAACCTCAGCCCGAGCCGGTGGGCAGGGCAGACGGACGCCTTTGACCACCGGCCTATCTCAGAGATTATTGCAGACTTGAACAAACTGAATGAAGAAGCCCGTGAGATTGACGGGCATTTGGCAATGATGTTGGCAAAACTGAAATGA
- a CDS encoding clan AA aspartic protease — protein sequence MGATHVTVRITNPADQDKFWEGLFLVDTGATDSLVPRPHLEAIGLKPEGKRVYELADGSEIAVDVAVAKIEFMGEFVGGTIIFGEADTEPLLGVTALESVGIEVDPLNQQLKRLPAVRLKRMANL from the coding sequence ATGGGCGCAACACACGTAACAGTCAGGATTACAAACCCCGCTGACCAGGACAAGTTCTGGGAAGGGCTTTTTCTGGTGGATACAGGCGCGACGGATTCCTTGGTGCCCAGGCCGCACCTCGAAGCCATCGGCCTCAAACCTGAGGGAAAACGCGTGTATGAACTGGCCGACGGCAGCGAGATCGCAGTGGATGTCGCCGTTGCCAAAATAGAGTTCATGGGCGAGTTCGTTGGCGGAACGATCATATTCGGCGAGGCCGACACGGAGCCACTGCTGGGCGTAACTGCGCTGGAATCCGTCGGCATCGAAGTAGATCCGTTGAATCAGCAATTGAAGAGGCTACCCGCCGTGCGACTAAAAAGAATGGCGAATTTATAA
- a CDS encoding restriction endonuclease subunit S, whose translation MIDWSTETVESCLESLSFRKIPKVLARDYKPSGSYPIIDQGQNLIAGWTDDDSVLISIDLPIVIFGDHTRVFKYIDFPFVRGADGTQLLKPKAGIEPLFFYYACRAINLPSRGYNRHFKALKEKNIPIPPIGEQRNIARILRRIDDAISLQDEQLQVATDLKRSTMHTLFTRGLRGEAQKETEIGLIPESWKVSTLGEVAQLKRGRFMHRPRNEPRFYGGAMPFVQTGDVVRSGGRIREFVQTLNEDGVAISRVFPAGTILITIAANIGFTGVLQFDSACPDSLIAITPNHSLNAEFLEYFLQTQQKKMDELAPKGTQKNINIQFLTPWPVVIPPKDEQREIITILNVINNKIDLHRKKRAVLDDLFKALLHKLMTGEIRVGSLDS comes from the coding sequence ATGATTGATTGGTCAACAGAAACCGTAGAAAGTTGTTTGGAGAGTCTTTCTTTCCGCAAGATACCGAAGGTTCTGGCACGGGACTACAAACCATCAGGTAGCTATCCAATTATCGATCAAGGACAGAATTTGATTGCAGGATGGACCGACGATGACAGCGTCTTGATTTCGATAGACCTTCCAATAGTGATCTTTGGGGATCATACCCGTGTGTTCAAATATATAGATTTTCCTTTCGTTAGAGGTGCCGACGGGACACAACTACTGAAGCCCAAAGCTGGGATTGAACCATTGTTCTTCTACTATGCTTGTAGAGCGATCAATCTACCAAGTCGGGGATATAATAGACACTTCAAAGCACTAAAAGAAAAAAATATTCCAATACCACCAATCGGCGAACAGCGCAATATTGCACGGATACTCCGGCGGATCGATGATGCTATTTCGCTCCAGGATGAACAGCTTCAAGTGGCTACAGATCTAAAACGATCCACAATGCATACGCTCTTCACGCGGGGCCTGCGAGGCGAGGCGCAAAAGGAAACTGAGATCGGGCTTATACCGGAAAGTTGGAAGGTTTCAACATTGGGAGAAGTCGCGCAGCTCAAACGCGGACGCTTTATGCACCGTCCGAGGAACGAACCGCGCTTTTATGGTGGCGCGATGCCGTTTGTCCAAACTGGAGATGTCGTCCGGTCCGGTGGCCGTATCCGCGAATTTGTCCAAACACTCAACGAAGATGGCGTTGCAATAAGTCGCGTTTTTCCTGCGGGAACAATTCTCATCACGATCGCCGCAAACATTGGATTTACAGGGGTTTTACAGTTCGACAGTGCTTGTCCTGATAGCCTCATTGCAATAACGCCAAATCATTCACTTAATGCCGAGTTTCTAGAATACTTTCTGCAAACTCAACAAAAAAAAATGGATGAACTCGCTCCAAAAGGAACGCAAAAGAATATCAACATTCAGTTTCTCACACCTTGGCCAGTTGTTATTCCCCCCAAAGACGAACAGCGGGAGATCATTACCATTCTCAACGTCATCAATAACAAGATTGATCTACATCGAAAGAAACGTGCGGTGCTTGACGATTTGTTTAAGGCACTGTTGCACAAGCTGATGACGGGGGAGATACGGGTGGGGAGCCTAGACTCATGA
- a CDS encoding DUF3800 domain-containing protein, whose product METRCAYIFLDEAGNFDFSVNGTRYFVLTSVSMRRPFGWCQLIDDYKYDCIEYGLKNEYFHCADDNKHVRGKVFDIIGNHLNSLCIDCLVVEKAKTSPTLREDRHFYPEMLGHLLEFVLPKEFAVNTHEIIVITDTIPVNKRRKAIEKGIQLALTEKLSPDIKYRILHHDSRSHYGLQVADYCCWAVYRKLQTGETTWFDQIRKAVRSQLDIFRDETRYY is encoded by the coding sequence GTGGAGACCCGTTGCGCCTATATTTTTCTTGATGAAGCCGGAAATTTCGATTTCAGCGTTAATGGAACCCGCTATTTCGTCCTGACCAGCGTCAGCATGAGGAGACCCTTTGGGTGGTGTCAACTGATTGACGATTACAAGTACGACTGCATAGAATACGGTTTGAAGAACGAATACTTCCACTGCGCCGATGACAACAAACATGTGCGGGGCAAAGTATTTGATATCATCGGCAACCATCTCAATAGCTTATGTATTGACTGCCTGGTGGTCGAGAAGGCCAAAACCAGCCCAACGTTACGAGAAGACAGGCATTTCTATCCGGAAATGTTGGGCCATCTACTGGAGTTTGTGCTGCCCAAGGAGTTCGCGGTGAATACTCATGAAATCATTGTCATTACCGATACTATACCAGTGAACAAGCGGCGAAAGGCCATTGAGAAGGGTATTCAACTTGCGCTAACCGAAAAATTGTCCCCTGACATAAAGTACCGCATTCTCCATCATGACTCCCGTTCCCACTATGGGTTGCAGGTCGCCGACTACTGTTGCTGGGCTGTGTATCGGAAATTACAGACCGGAGAAACAACATGGTTCGACCAAATTCGGAAAGCAGTGCGTAGTCAGTTGGACATCTTTCGGGACGAGACGCGGTACTACTGA